The genomic segment CGGAAAAGAACGCCCCCACGGTGCAGCCCAGGGCCAGCCCGGCCCCATAGCCCATCAGGACGCCTCCGCCCAGGCTCTGGGCGTAGCGCACGGGAGACCGCGGGACGCGCACCTTGAACTCGTGGGCCAGCAGCG from the Armatimonadota bacterium genome contains:
- a CDS encoding YeeE/YedE thiosulfate transporter family protein yields the protein LLAHEFKVRVPRSPVRYAQSLGGGVLMGYGAGLALGCTVGAFFSAIPSLALNGWVFAASLAAGAWVGVRVLERIP